The nucleotide sequence CGGCCTTGGCCGCCTTCTGGATTTTTTCCAGGAGGTGGTAGTCGACGAAGAAACCTTTCTTGATGGAACGTGCCATGGTGCGGGGTCGTTGAGATTACTTCTTGCCGCGCGGCGGACGGCCGTTGGCGCGAACGAGGATGAAGTTGCTGGAGAGCTTGGTGCGCTTGCGCGTCGGGAAGCCCTTGGCGAGCTGGCCCCACGGGGACACGAGGTGCTGGCGACCGCCGCCGCCCTTGGACTTGCCCTGACCGCCACCGTTGGGGTGGTCGACCGGGTTCATGGCGACGCCGCGGACGCGGGGGCGCTTGCCGAGCCAGCGATTGCGGCCGGCCTTGCCGAGGGAGCGTTTGCTGTGGTCGGCGTTGGAAACCTCGCCGATGGTGGCGCGGCACTGGGCGTTGACCAGGCGGGTCTCGCCGGAGGACATGCGGATCTGGGCGTAGCCGTTTTCGATGGCCACGAGCTCGACGGAGGTGCCGGCGGAGCGGGCGATCTGGGCGCCGCGGCCGGGCAGCAGCTCGACGGCGTGCAGCTTGGTGGCGGGCGGGATCACGGAGAGCGGGAACGAATTGCCGGGACGGAAGTCGTTCGTGTCGGTCTTCATCGCGTTGTAGACGGTGTCACCGGCCTTGAGCCCCGCGGGCGCGAGGACATAGGTCTTGGTGCCGTCGGCATAGGCGAGGAGCGCGAGCAGGGCCGTGCGATTGGGATCGTACTCGATCGACTGCACCTTGGCGGGCATGTCGAGCTTGGCGCGCTTGAAGTCGATGATGCGGTAGAGCTTCTTGTGCCCGCCGCCGCGACGGCGGGAGGTGATGCGACCGTAGGTGTTGCGGCCGCCGGTCTTGCTCTTCGACTCGACGAGGGAGCGCTCCGGGCGGTTCTTGGACAGGCCGGCCGGGCGGTTCAGGGTGGTGAACCGGAGGGACGCGGTGTGGGGACGGAAGGATTTGAGGGCCATGGTGGTGGTGTCTCCGGGTGGCTCAGGAAGTGAGCTCGATCTTGTCGCCCTGCTTGAGGGTAACGATGGCGCGCTTGCTGTCGGACTTCGTGATCGGACGGCCGGCGCGGGACTTCTTCGGCTTGCCCTTGCGATTCTGGATGTTCACGCGGGTGACGGTGACCTTGAAGGTCTGCTCGACGGCCTCGCGCACGGTGAATTTCGTGGCGGAGGGGAACACCTCGAAGGTGTACTGCCCGAAGTTCGAGGAGAGCTTGTTGGACTTTTCCGTCAGGCGGATGGTTTTGAGGACTTTATCGGCGCTAATCATGACTGGCCTCCATTGGTGCGGGCGATGATCGTCTCGAGGGCCTTGCTGGACACGACGATCTTGGCGTACTGCACGAGATCGAGGGTGTTGAGCTTGGAGGCTTCCTGGAGGGTGACACGGGCGAGGTTGCGCGCGGCGCGGCTGGCCTCGGTGGTGAAGGGAGCGTCGACGATGAGCACCTTGCCCTTGGGGGCGATGCGGCCGAGGACGGTGTTGATGGCCTTGGTCTTGTTGGCCTTGGCGGTGAACGTCTCGATGACGGCGACGTCACCGGCGGTGGCGCGGTCGAAGAGGGCGCGGTTGAAGGCGAGGGCCTTGACCTTGCCGTTGATCTTCTTGGAGAAGTCGCGGGGCTTGGGGCCGAAGACGACGCCGCCGCCGGACCACAGGGGGGAGCGGGAGGAACCGGCGCGGGCGCGGCCCGTGCCCTTCTGGTTCCACGGCTTTTTGCCGCCGCCGCGCACTTCGCCGCGGGTCTTGGTGGAACGCGTGCCCTGGCGGGCGTTGGCCCGGTGAGCAACGACGACTTCCTTGACGGCCTGCAGGCCCTTGGACCCTTCAAAGGTCGGCAGGGCGAACTCCTGTTCGGAGCTCTTCGAGGCATCGGATGTGAAAACGGTAAGTTTCATTTTGATCGGTCTCCGTTTGGTTAGGCTTTCTTGGCCTTCTTGCCCGCCCGGATGATGACATCGTCGCCGTTGGCGCCAGGAATGGAGCCGTTGACGAGGATGAGGTTCTTGTCGGCGATGATCTTCACGACGCGCAGGTTCTGCACGGTGCGGAACAGGCTGCCCATGTGGCCGGGCATGCGCTGGTTCTTCCAGGTGCGGCCGGGCGTCTGGCGCATGCCGATGGAGCCGATGCGGCGGTGGAACATGGAGCCGTGGGCGGCGGGGCCGCCGCCGACGCGGAAGCGCTTGACGACGCCCTGGAAGCCCTTGCCCTTCGACACGCCGAGCACGTCGATGACCTGGCCTTCGGTGAAGGCGGCCACCGTGATGACGTCGCCGGCCTTGCCGGTGAACGCCTCGGTGAGGCGGACCTCGTTCAGCACGCGGGGCGTGCTGCCGAGACCGGCCTTCTTGGCGTGATTGGTCTCGGCCTTGGAGGCGTTCTTCGCCTTCTGGGCACCGAAACCGAGCTGCACGGCATTGTAGCCGTCGGACTCGATGGTCTTGACTTGAACGACCGGGCACGGGCCGGCTTCAACCACGGTGACCGGGACCAGGACGTTTTGAGCGTCGTAGACCTGGGTCATGCCGATTTTTTTTCCTAATAGTGTAGCGATCATGGGCTAAGTGGTAGGTGGCGGGTGAGCGCCGTTTGTTTAGACCTACTTTAGCAAGGGCCGGGGTGAGCCGGCTGGCTTGGCTAAGATGGTGTGGGTTGGGAAATTTTAAACGTTGATGGTAATATCGACGCCGGACGGAAGGTTGAGCTTCTTGAGTTCGTCGACGGTCTGGGCGGTGGGCTCCAGGATGTCGATGAGGCGCTTGTGCGTGCGGGATTCGAACTGCTCCATGGACTTCTTGTCGACGTGCGGGGAGCGGTTGACCGAAAGCTTCACGATGTGGGTGGGCAGCGGGATGGGACCCGAGACGCGGGCGCCGGAGCGCTTGGCGGTTTCCACGATTTCCGAGGCGGACTGGTCGATGACGCGATAGTCGAAGCCCTGGAGTTTGATGCGAATGCGTTGGCCTTTCATGGCGGGATAAAGAACGGAGGTTAAAGTTAGGTACGGGCGGGGCCCTTGGCGTTGGTCTCGACAATCTTCGCAAGCTGCGAGTTCGGAACCTGCGCGAAGTGGGACGGAGTGATGGACGCGCTGGCGCGGCCCTTCGAAAGCGAGCGGATGTCGGTGACGTAGCCGAACAGGAGCTCGAGCGGGACGTGCGCCGAGATGATGCACGCGCCGGTCTTGTTCTCCATGCCCTGGATCTGGCCGCGGCGGCGGTTGATGTCACCCATCAGGTCGCCCTGATATTCCTCGGGGGTGGTGACCTCGACGCCCATGATGGGCTCGAGCAGGATCGGGCCGGCCTGCTTCATCGCTTCCTTGAAGGCGAAGATGCCGGCCATCTTGAAGGCCATTTCGGACGAGTCGACCTCGTGGAAGGAGCCGTCAGTGATGCGGATGATGGCATCGACCACGGGGAAGCCGGCGATGACGCCGTTGTTGGCGCCCTCGAGCAGGCCGTCGGTGGCGGGCTTGATGAATTCCTTCGGGATGGAGCCGCCGACGGTCTCGTTGATGACCTCGACGCCCTTGCCCTTCTCGTTGGGTTCCATCTTGACGACGACGTGGCCGTACTGGCCCTTGCCGCCGGACTGACGGATGAACTTGCCCTCGCCCTCGGCCGCCTTGGTGATGGTCTCACGGTAGGCGATCTGGGGCTTGCCGGAAGTGGCC is from Lacunisphaera limnophila and encodes:
- the rplB gene encoding 50S ribosomal protein L2 produces the protein MALKSFRPHTASLRFTTLNRPAGLSKNRPERSLVESKSKTGGRNTYGRITSRRRGGGHKKLYRIIDFKRAKLDMPAKVQSIEYDPNRTALLALLAYADGTKTYVLAPAGLKAGDTVYNAMKTDTNDFRPGNSFPLSVIPPATKLHAVELLPGRGAQIARSAGTSVELVAIENGYAQIRMSSGETRLVNAQCRATIGEVSNADHSKRSLGKAGRNRWLGKRPRVRGVAMNPVDHPNGGGQGKSKGGGGRQHLVSPWGQLAKGFPTRKRTKLSSNFILVRANGRPPRGKK
- the rplW gene encoding 50S ribosomal protein L23, producing the protein MISADKVLKTIRLTEKSNKLSSNFGQYTFEVFPSATKFTVREAVEQTFKVTVTRVNIQNRKGKPKKSRAGRPITKSDSKRAIVTLKQGDKIELTS
- the rplD gene encoding 50S ribosomal protein L4 → MKLTVFTSDASKSSEQEFALPTFEGSKGLQAVKEVVVAHRANARQGTRSTKTRGEVRGGGKKPWNQKGTGRARAGSSRSPLWSGGGVVFGPKPRDFSKKINGKVKALAFNRALFDRATAGDVAVIETFTAKANKTKAINTVLGRIAPKGKVLIVDAPFTTEASRAARNLARVTLQEASKLNTLDLVQYAKIVVSSKALETIIARTNGGQS
- the rplC gene encoding 50S ribosomal protein L3, which gives rise to MIATLLGKKIGMTQVYDAQNVLVPVTVVEAGPCPVVQVKTIESDGYNAVQLGFGAQKAKNASKAETNHAKKAGLGSTPRVLNEVRLTEAFTGKAGDVITVAAFTEGQVIDVLGVSKGKGFQGVVKRFRVGGGPAAHGSMFHRRIGSIGMRQTPGRTWKNQRMPGHMGSLFRTVQNLRVVKIIADKNLILVNGSIPGANGDDVIIRAGKKAKKA
- the rpsJ gene encoding 30S ribosomal protein S10, with the protein product MKGQRIRIKLQGFDYRVIDQSASEIVETAKRSGARVSGPIPLPTHIVKLSVNRSPHVDKKSMEQFESRTHKRLIDILEPTAQTVDELKKLNLPSGVDITINV